The following DNA comes from Deltaproteobacteria bacterium.
CCGAGACCCCCGTGACCGCCGTGAGCGCCCCGAGCGGAAACGCCACGTCGATCCCCTTCAGGTTGTTCTCCGTCGCCCCGCGCACGACGAGCGAGCTTCCACGCGGTCGCCGAGTGCGCGGCGTCGCGATACGCCGCCGTCCCGCCAGATAGTCTCCGGTAAGCGTGTGGCTCCGGCGGAGCTGCTCGGGCGGCCCCGAGAAGACCACGCGCCCCCCCTGCGCCCCCGCGCCCGGTCCGAAGTCCACCACGTGATCCGCCGCCTCGATCGTCTCGGCGTCGTGCTCCACCACGATCACGGTGTTGCCCAGGTCGCGCAGCCTGACGAGCGTTCGGATCAGGCGCTCGTTGTCGCGCTGGTGCAGCCCGATCGACGGCTCGTCGAGCACGTACATCACCCCCGACAGCTCGCTGCCGAGCTGGCTCGCCAGCCGGATGCGCTGCGCCTCTCCGCCCGAGAGCGACGGACCGGCCCGGTCCAGGGTCAGGTAGTCGAGGCCCACCGAGCTCAGGAACCCGAGCCGCGTGTTGATCTCCTTCAGCACCTCCTCGGCGACGAGGGCGCTGCTCCCCGAGAGCTCGAGCTTCGCGAAGTGCTCCACCGCGCGAGCCACGGGGAGCGCCACGACCTCCACGATGGTGGCCCCACCCACCCGCACCGCGCGCGACTCGGGTCGCAGTCGGGTGCCGTCGCACTCGCGACACGGCTTGTCGGAGAAGAACCGCTGGTAGTACTGCCGCATCCCCTCCGACCGCGTCTCCCGGAAGCGCCGCATGAGCGTGTTCAGCACGCCCTCGAAGCGCAGGGCCCAGCTCCCCGCGCCGTGCCGCCCCTTCCACTTCACCTTCACGCGCCGGTCGCCCGTGCCGAAGAGCACGAGCTGCTGCTGCTCTTTGGGCAGCGACTTCCACGCGCAGTCCAGGTCCACGCCGAGCTCGTCCTGGAGCGCGACGAAGATGTTGTAGTTCCAGCCGCTCCCGCGCTCGAGGACGGCGGCCCAGGGGGCGATGGCACCCTCGCGGATCGAGAGGCTCGTGTCCGGGATGACGAGCTCCGGGTCCATCTCCATCCGGCGCCCGAGGCCGTTGCACGGCTCGCAGAGGCCGAGCGGACTATTGAAGGAGAAAGACTGCGGGGAGAGCTCGGGGAGGCCGATCCCGCAGTCGGGGCACGCGCGGTGCTGGCTCAGCCGCAGCGCGGCGCCCTGTTCGTCGGGGCCGACCGCGATGATCGCTCCTTGCCCCTCCCTGAGGGCCGTCTCGACCGAGTCGGCGAGTCGCGCCGCGGGCGTGCTGGCCGCGTCCACCCGGTCCACCACCAGCTCGATGGTGTGCTTGCGCTTCTTGTCGAGCGGCGGGACCTCCTCCAGGCGCACGACGCGCCCGTCCACGCGCACCCGCGCGAACCCGCGCTGGCCGAGCTCCGTGAAGAGCTCGCGGAACTCCCCCTTGCGGTGCTCGACGAGCGGCGCGAGGAGCAGCAGGGGGCCCGAGACGCGCCGGAGCTCGGCGACGATCTGGTCCGTGGATAGGGCGGCCACCGGCCGGTCGCACTGCGGGCAGTGCTGCAGCCCGACCCGGGCGTAGAGCACGCGCAGGTAGTCGTAGATCTCGGTGATGGTGCCCACCGTCGAGCGCGGGTTCCCCGACGCGGTCTTCTGTTCGATCGCGATGGTCGGGCTCAGGCCGCGCAACTGCTCGTACTGCGGCTTCTCCATCTGCCCCAGGAACTGCCGGGCGTAGCTCGAGAGCGACTCGACGTACCGCCGCTGCCCCTCGGCGTAGAGAGTATCGAAGGCCAGCGACGACTTGCCCGACCCGCTCACCCCCGTGAAGACGACGAGCCGCTTCTTCGGGATGAAGAGCTCGTCCACGTGCAGGTTGTGCTGCCGAGCGCCCTTGACGTAGATGCTGTCGAGTTCCATGGTGCCCGGGACGGGATTCGAACCCGTACGCCTCGCGGCAAAGGATTTTAAGTCCCTTGTGTCTGCCGGTTTCACCACCCGGGCCCTCTTCCCGTCGCCCCACGCAGGGCTTGGGAGTGTGCATCAACCCTCGGAGAGCGGCAATAGACCGCGGCACCGGCGTCTCCTATCATGAGGCGCGATGAGCGATGCGCCCTCGGCCGAGGAGGCCAGGTTCTCCTTCCCCGACCCCGATGACGCCGACGAGGACGGGGTGGTGGCCGTCGGAGGGCCGCTCGACCCGTACCGCATCCTGGCCGCCTATCGACGCGGGATCTTCCCCTGGTCCGGTCGTCCCGTGCGCTGGTACTCGCCGGACCCCCGCGCCATCTTCTGGCAGGCCCGGCTCCCGCGAAAGCTCGGGAAGATGGCTCGCAAGGGAGGCTTCGGCGTCACCTACGACCGGGACTTCGAGGGCGTAATTCGCGGCTGCCTCGAGGCGCACCGCGACGAGGGCGTCTGGATCACCCCCGCGTTCATCGCCGGGTACACCGGGCTGCACCGCCTGGGTTACGCGCACAGCGTGGAGGTGTGGCAGGGGGACGAGCTCGTCGGAGGCCTGTACGGCGTGCAGCTCCAGGGGCTCTTCTCGGGGGAGTCGATGTTCTTTCGCGTATCGAACGCCTCGAAGGTGGCCTTTGCGGCCCTCGTAGCCCGGCTCGGGAGCATCGGCACGGTGCTCGTGGACTGCCAGTCGCTCACCGAGCACACCTATCGGCTGGGCGCCGGGCTCGTGCGACGCGCGGACTACCTGCGGCTCCTCTCCCAGGCGCTGCGCGTCCGCTGCCTGTACGCGGAGTCGCGCTGGCCCGAGGCGCTCTCGCCGGAGGAAGCTTCCTGGCTCGGGCTCGGGGCCACGACGCCTACGGAGCGCTGATCACCCAGAGGTAGTCGAAGCAGGCGGCAGCGCCGTGCGTGAAGAAGCCCGGCGTCCCGGAGCCGTGCGTCCCGTCGGACGCGGAGACGAGAGGGCCGTTCGGTTGGAGGCCGCAGCTCAGCTGGTCCCCTTGCGCGGTGATGCGGACACGAAAGGGGCCGTTCCCCTGGACCGTCCCGCTGCCGCTCTCGGCCAGGATGCGGGCGCTGCTGCTGTTGTAGCGGCTGAGCACCAGCCGCCGGTCGTGGAGGTTCACCGCGCACGTGTAGCCGTCGAAGTCCGACACCCCGACGCTGGTCACGCGGAAGCCGAGGCCCGCCGCCGCGAAGCCCTTCCCGGTGGCCGGCAGTGAGTTCGTCACCGTCAGGCGCGTCTCGGCTCGGTAGTCGGTCTTCGCGATGAGGCCGGCGGATAGCATCGTGCGCTGGTAGCGATCGAAGGTCAGCTCCGTCTGACAGCGGGCGTCCCCGGTCGGAGCCCAGGAGCCGAGGCCGACCATATCCCCCGCCGACGCGGCACCCGTCTTGTAGTAGTAGACCGTGTTCTTCACGAGGGGCGCCGGGTCGACGTCGTCGGGGATCGTGTCGCCGTCGTCGTCCGGATCGCAGGCGTCTCCCTGCCCGTCCTTGTCCTGGTCCTCCTGGCCCGCGTTGGGCACGTCGGGGCAGTTATCTCTGTCGTCGGCCTTTCCGTCGCCGTCCCGGTCCGCGGAGATGCTCGCATCGGGCAGTCGTTGGTCCGCAACGCGCTGATCGGTCGTCCGCTGATCCGGGATGCGTTGGTCCGTACGCCCGAGGTCACCGGCGCGGCTGTCGAGGCGTCCGAGGTCTCTTTCCGGGCCCTGGTCGGCCGGTGCGCCTCCGTCGGCCCGGCCAAGGTCCGCCGCGGCTCCGTCACCATAGCTCGAGCCGATGCCGCCGCGCTGGAAGACGCACGAGGCCGCCGTCGCCAGCGTCAGGAGGAGAGCAATCGTCGCCACGGCGTCCGCGCGCCTGCGGCCTCCCGTGTCTCTCCGCCCGGTTGGTGAATGCCTCGTCCGCACCGCGTCTCGACCCTGGTGGGCCTATTCTATCCGAGCCCGGGCCGCGGCGCACCGTCGCCGGAGCCGGCTGGTTAGCTCTCGCGCGTGGCCTGCGCCGCGCTGCGGGCGGCGATCGTGAAGACCACGGCCACGAGCGCGACGACGAGCCAGAGGGGGCCGAGGTCCCCCGGCTGCGAACGTGCGACGGCCACCCCCACCGGTACTGCGTTGAAGAGGGCGTGAATCAGGATCGGCGCCCAGAGGGACCGGGTCTGCTCGTAGCCGAAGGCCACCACGAGCCCGAGCAAGAAGGTCCAGACCGCCTGCCCGAGAGTTCCGTGCATGAGCGAAAAGAGAAGCGCCGCCAGGAGGGCCGCGGTGAAGGCCGGCAGCCCCTGGCGCAGGTGGCGGTAGAGGAGCCCCCGGAAGGTGGCCTCCTCGGCCACGGGAGCGAGGAGCGCCACGTGCAGGACCATGGCGGCGGTGGCCGGGTCCACCCCCAACGTTCCCGCCGCAGGGTCCCGCGCCGCCGCCAGCATCGAAAGCAGATTCGCTACCGCGGCCAGCGTGCCGAGCAGCAGCCCGGCCGCCACCGCGAGAGATGCCGGCGCGTTTCGAGAGCGCCCAACCGTCGTCTCGGGAAGCGGAGCCACCACGCGATAGAGCGTAGCGGCGGCAGCCAGCATCGTCAGCGGCGGCACGGTGTGCACGGCGACCCGCCGCCAGGTGGCCCCTGCGCAGCGCAACGCGAGGTACTCCGCGATGCGGTGCGCTGCCAGAGGGGCGAGAGCTACGGCCGATCCGAGATGCGGGTGCCGCGCAGGCCGGACCCGCGACGGGGCGGGGGAGCTCATGTCGACTCCTTCAGGGCAGGTGCGGGGTGGAGCACGGGCGCTCGGGCGCAATCCCTATAGACACCCAGACACCGCTCCACCTTGGGAAGTTCCGCGACGTCGCCCCGCGCGGTCAGGGTACGCGGTATCCAAAGCCGAAAACCGTCAAGATCACCACCGGATGCCGGGGATCCCGCTCGATGTGCCGTCGCAGGTTGTGCATGTGCGAGGTGAGGCGCCCCTCCCCAGCCTCCAGATCGTCGGCGTAGAGGAGGTCCAGGAGATCCTCCTTGGCTTGCGGCTCCCCGCGGTGGGCGCACAGAAAGGCGATGAGCTTGTACTCCGTGGGCGTCAGCGGCGCGACCCGGCCGGCCACGCGCACCTCGCGGAGGCGGGTGTCCACCTCGACCTCGCCCTCCGGTCCCACGCGATAGATCCGATGCCCGAAGGTGCGCATCTGGGCCCGCACCCAGCCCTCGAGCTCCCTCAGGCTCACGGTCTTGTCCAGGTACCCCGTGGCCCCGAACTCGAGCCCCTGCACCTTGTCCAGCGGCGCCACCTTGTAGGCGGAGAGCATCA
Coding sequences within:
- a CDS encoding thrombospondin type 3 repeat-containing protein; translated protein: MRTRHSPTGRRDTGGRRRADAVATIALLLTLATAASCVFQRGGIGSSYGDGAAADLGRADGGAPADQGPERDLGRLDSRAGDLGRTDQRIPDQRTTDQRVADQRLPDASISADRDGDGKADDRDNCPDVPNAGQEDQDKDGQGDACDPDDDGDTIPDDVDPAPLVKNTVYYYKTGAASAGDMVGLGSWAPTGDARCQTELTFDRYQRTMLSAGLIAKTDYRAETRLTVTNSLPATGKGFAAAGLGFRVTSVGVSDFDGYTCAVNLHDRRLVLSRYNSSSARILAESGSGTVQGNGPFRVRITAQGDQLSCGLQPNGPLVSASDGTHGSGTPGFFTHGAAACFDYLWVISAP
- a CDS encoding CPBP family intramembrane metalloprotease; its protein translation is MSSPAPSRVRPARHPHLGSAVALAPLAAHRIAEYLALRCAGATWRRVAVHTVPPLTMLAAAATLYRVVAPLPETTVGRSRNAPASLAVAAGLLLGTLAAVANLLSMLAAARDPAAGTLGVDPATAAMVLHVALLAPVAEEATFRGLLYRHLRQGLPAFTAALLAALLFSLMHGTLGQAVWTFLLGLVVAFGYEQTRSLWAPILIHALFNAVPVGVAVARSQPGDLGPLWLVVALVAVVFTIAARSAAQATRES
- a CDS encoding leucyl/phenylalanyl-tRNA--protein transferase; the encoded protein is MSDAPSAEEARFSFPDPDDADEDGVVAVGGPLDPYRILAAYRRGIFPWSGRPVRWYSPDPRAIFWQARLPRKLGKMARKGGFGVTYDRDFEGVIRGCLEAHRDEGVWITPAFIAGYTGLHRLGYAHSVEVWQGDELVGGLYGVQLQGLFSGESMFFRVSNASKVAFAALVARLGSIGTVLVDCQSLTEHTYRLGAGLVRRADYLRLLSQALRVRCLYAESRWPEALSPEEASWLGLGATTPTER
- the uvrA gene encoding excinuclease ABC subunit UvrA, which gives rise to MELDSIYVKGARQHNLHVDELFIPKKRLVVFTGVSGSGKSSLAFDTLYAEGQRRYVESLSSYARQFLGQMEKPQYEQLRGLSPTIAIEQKTASGNPRSTVGTITEIYDYLRVLYARVGLQHCPQCDRPVAALSTDQIVAELRRVSGPLLLLAPLVEHRKGEFRELFTELGQRGFARVRVDGRVVRLEEVPPLDKKRKHTIELVVDRVDAASTPAARLADSVETALREGQGAIIAVGPDEQGAALRLSQHRACPDCGIGLPELSPQSFSFNSPLGLCEPCNGLGRRMEMDPELVIPDTSLSIREGAIAPWAAVLERGSGWNYNIFVALQDELGVDLDCAWKSLPKEQQQLVLFGTGDRRVKVKWKGRHGAGSWALRFEGVLNTLMRRFRETRSEGMRQYYQRFFSDKPCRECDGTRLRPESRAVRVGGATIVEVVALPVARAVEHFAKLELSGSSALVAEEVLKEINTRLGFLSSVGLDYLTLDRAGPSLSGGEAQRIRLASQLGSELSGVMYVLDEPSIGLHQRDNERLIRTLVRLRDLGNTVIVVEHDAETIEAADHVVDFGPGAGAQGGRVVFSGPPEQLRRSHTLTGDYLAGRRRIATPRTRRPRGSSLVVRGATENNLKGIDVAFPLGALTAVTGVSGAGKSSLITGILYPALCRRLHGSKEAVGAHAGLSGLEAIDKAIHIDQTPIGRTPRSNPATYTKCFDLIRDIFAQLPEARAFGYKPGRFSFNVSGGRCESCEGDGVKRVEMHFLPDVYVPCEVCRGKRYNEATLRVRYKGLTIAEVLDLSVREALAHFAAHARLVAILQTLADVGLDYVKLGQPAPTLSGGEAQRVKLSRELAKRATGRTLYVLDEPTTGLHFEDIRKLLEVLDRLVQAGNTVIVIEHNLDVIKCADWILDLGPEGGDGGGFLVAAGTPEEVARHPSSYTGAYLRKVLELETPAAAESRPAAGGRRRGRAS
- a CDS encoding response regulator transcription factor, which encodes MDRLLIIDDDAETVKIWRDYFQHRDFEVLSASGTADGVALARSKHPECILLDVRFDLEGDDAGYYACRKLREFFAGPILMLSAYKVAPLDKVQGLEFGATGYLDKTVSLRELEGWVRAQMRTFGHRIYRVGPEGEVEVDTRLREVRVAGRVAPLTPTEYKLIAFLCAHRGEPQAKEDLLDLLYADDLEAGEGRLTSHMHNLRRHIERDPRHPVVILTVFGFGYRVP